A genomic region of Herbaspirillum sp. DW155 contains the following coding sequences:
- a CDS encoding EAL domain-containing protein: MVLLAAGALSLLWYFTIIRIENEKQLAIAGSIADSRNVAAIVSANLEEVLGKTLLYSRIGQSMLNGEQSSSAYFNPLFNGDSAYLRVAMFDARGRLVYSSARQKSEPELSRLINAGFMSSLTTAGEQSTMIIKPPLNRDGYSWRVPLLIPLLDGKGALQGFFAAILDLGYFLKTYEEVSVDGASRIEIINAAGLQLAELAGGILSGGSNYAGQEYATFLLTGKGDGLIHALRPGEAAQQVGVQRRLTHYPLAVVVSRDQQVLLGKLRPAHRQYYLQAILISLLVVVLSGGLISMAHRRRFLYEKLVYSEREKSGLIHQLEQEKSRAYQLASHDYLTGIPNRMLFHELASTELSRARRSRNLYALFFLDLDKFKLINDTQGHAVGDALLQEVARRLRAAVREYDLVARLGGDEFVVLVSEIRSEEIVAEIADKLVETLRAPYTDLLGCEVETAPSIGIALYPRDGQNITTLMTNADSAMYTAKSAGSGLYRFYDASLNAIAVRGLELLGRFRQAIRENEFCLHYQPKVALQDYRVVGMEALIRWQHPEHGLIYPGEFIGLAETHDLVQPLGHWIIEAVCRQLAQWRDAGLALVPVAINVSAKQLNDERLIATVREALQRHRLPARWLEIEVTESCFITDLEQARQTLEKLRDEGLRIYLDDYGTGYSSLSHIKALPVYALKIDRSFVRDIRNDNSDGMIVASTVTLARNLGLKVVAEGVETREQLMHLKLMGCDEVQGFYLQRPVAAAQLVPLLQKGRFDLA, from the coding sequence CTGGTGCTGCTCGCGGCCGGGGCGTTGTCGCTGCTCTGGTATTTCACCATCATCCGTATCGAAAACGAGAAGCAGCTGGCCATCGCCGGCTCCATCGCCGACAGCCGCAACGTCGCCGCCATCGTCTCGGCCAACCTTGAGGAAGTGCTGGGCAAGACGCTGCTGTATTCCCGCATCGGCCAGTCCATGCTCAATGGCGAGCAATCCTCGTCAGCGTATTTCAATCCACTGTTCAATGGCGATTCGGCCTACCTGCGGGTGGCCATGTTCGATGCGCGCGGGCGGCTGGTCTATTCCTCCGCACGCCAAAAGAGCGAGCCCGAACTGAGCCGGCTCATCAATGCCGGCTTCATGAGTTCGCTCACCACTGCCGGCGAGCAGAGCACTATGATCATCAAGCCACCGCTGAATCGCGACGGCTACAGCTGGCGCGTGCCGCTGCTGATCCCGCTGCTCGATGGCAAGGGCGCGCTGCAGGGATTCTTCGCGGCCATCCTCGATCTCGGTTATTTCCTCAAGACCTATGAAGAGGTCAGCGTGGACGGTGCCAGTCGCATCGAGATCATCAATGCCGCCGGGCTGCAGCTGGCCGAGCTGGCCGGTGGCATTCTCTCGGGCGGTTCCAATTATGCCGGGCAGGAGTACGCCACCTTCCTGCTGACCGGCAAGGGCGATGGCCTGATCCATGCGCTGCGTCCGGGCGAGGCGGCACAGCAGGTGGGCGTGCAGCGACGGCTCACGCATTATCCGCTGGCGGTGGTGGTCAGCCGCGACCAGCAGGTGCTGCTGGGCAAGCTGCGGCCGGCGCACCGGCAGTATTACCTGCAGGCCATCCTGATCTCGCTGCTGGTGGTGGTGCTCTCGGGTGGCCTGATCAGCATGGCGCACCGGCGCCGTTTCCTGTACGAGAAGCTGGTCTATTCGGAGCGCGAGAAGAGCGGACTGATCCACCAGCTGGAACAGGAAAAGAGCCGCGCCTATCAGCTGGCCTCGCATGACTACCTGACCGGCATTCCCAACCGCATGCTGTTTCATGAGCTGGCCAGCACCGAACTCTCGCGGGCGCGGCGCAGCCGCAATCTGTATGCGCTGTTCTTCCTCGACCTGGACAAGTTCAAGCTCATCAACGATACCCAGGGTCATGCCGTGGGCGATGCGCTGCTGCAGGAAGTGGCCCGCCGCCTGCGCGCGGCCGTGCGCGAATACGACCTGGTGGCGCGTCTGGGCGGGGACGAATTCGTGGTGCTGGTCTCGGAAATCCGCAGCGAAGAAATCGTTGCCGAGATCGCCGACAAGCTGGTCGAAACCCTGCGCGCCCCTTATACCGACCTGCTCGGCTGCGAGGTGGAGACCGCACCCAGCATCGGCATCGCGCTCTATCCGCGCGATGGCCAGAACATCACCACCCTGATGACCAATGCCGACTCGGCCATGTACACCGCCAAGAGCGCGGGCAGCGGCCTGTATCGTTTCTACGATGCCTCGCTCAATGCCATCGCCGTACGCGGGCTGGAGCTGCTGGGACGCTTTCGCCAGGCCATCCGGGAAAACGAATTCTGTCTGCATTACCAGCCCAAGGTGGCCTTGCAGGATTATCGTGTGGTCGGCATGGAGGCGCTGATCCGCTGGCAGCATCCGGAGCATGGCCTGATCTATCCGGGCGAATTCATCGGCCTGGCCGAAACCCATGACCTGGTGCAGCCGCTGGGCCACTGGATCATCGAGGCGGTGTGCCGCCAGCTGGCGCAATGGCGCGATGCCGGCCTGGCGCTGGTGCCGGTGGCCATCAACGTCTCGGCCAAGCAGTTGAATGACGAGCGCCTCATCGCGACCGTGCGCGAGGCGTTGCAGCGCCATCGGCTGCCAGCGCGGTGGCTGGAGATCGAAGTCACCGAGAGCTGCTTCATCACCGACCTCGAGCAGGCGCGCCAGACCCTGGAGAAGCTGCGCGACGAAGGCCTGCGCATCTATCTGGACGACTATGGGACCGGCTATTCCAGCCTCAGTCACATCAAGGCGTTGCCGGTGTATGCGCTCAAGATAGACCGCTCCTTCGTGCGCGACATCCGCAACGACAACAGCGACGGCATGATCGTC